The following proteins are encoded in a genomic region of Anguilla anguilla isolate fAngAng1 chromosome 15, fAngAng1.pri, whole genome shotgun sequence:
- the LOC118213596 gene encoding G patch domain-containing protein 8-like, whose translation MRALSVSRSLALSLSLSFSLSLRLDRMHLCPWEPARSLARSLMACYYIVISSAHLSNGHFRNVKGVFRGPLGKNGNRNLDYAETQKTVVKATNFYCELCDKQYYKHQQYDNHINSYDHAHKQRLKDLKQREFARNVASKSWKDERKQERALRRLHHLAEQRREIRCAPGSGPMFKSTTVAVECSLRETGHGGNTDRTRPAAPLDTAAQDDIPSARMPAKSRQASCHTSRAKNQAYREKIAFSFSIRKRACFKLESSAAVFSESSEDRPAGLFCGQRLREAPAKASLPSLNSPTSSPTPTSLPIPTSPISLPSPTSLPSSVYRENVCSSDSQPEKPTHDRLSAQSQGSPESLSAQGQGSPESLSAQGQGSPENLSAQGQGSPESLSAQGQGSPENLSAQGSPDGMVSSDISVAVTDLRALLIYSEDVLVPCISKLPSFPFHLKSTSLLLDMEESLERLKRGALGTADQVGSTCPEMLRSSTDGDGDLAGGTDVPSGVDSAQSVGKGESLAVNVRREFRKPSHAFCSVLSKDGGTVLQWPVEMLAYTRTQPALSYSCNPLHFDFRAVRSPAGTGDHGGGVREARLVPTTTDTGVEHPSQEETLHPNKHRDHASHSQGELLRAPVWNIPDWENSQSHQNPGEQMEGHDGYITKSFLRVNRKRKCGEDWKEGTTSKRGVEKLGGRERRDHKRHKKRRRRRRRRTDKNTARRDESNAEEPDTLLKQVECWEPVLLHFRGNTSLQNQYDSSSITPENQSETSTTNDDQHENSRTAEDQHKNSRTPEDQHENSTSPEDQHENISRTPEDQPENISRTPEDQHKNSSRTPEDQHESSRTPEDQLESSCDAWSWRREADGCSRGEAELGAAVGGCEGNLHHPSQEQPLVTGCGSNDCAGLDTEISCTTDTWHYSQISHQRCSTKRQRGSQSVEEEECVLHQERCSNCSSGRPGKSANRNCIQGSVRGCCELKSRGKRLRLCQDSEKVLDPEERSGNLLVNRGSVLPEQEVGETPVCEHRNKRLKGPEEVTRQNSSHTGASRERSLLLDAQRLSSQSECACQEGRRSPESSETANAGRYFPPANPATGRPPSSPEKRRLVLHPQAFPRISPSGPPPLRYPTRPPTPISPASITIHHRVLEPPPLLLPHSLPLTRLPLGTDMCPCLFFSPASLQPFSVSFHPLPLPMPRPLPRPVMISALQPVVPLQPLL comes from the exons GATTATGCAGAGACACAGAAGACCGTGGTCAAAGCAACCAACTTCtactgtgagctgtgtgacaAGCAATACTACAAGCATCAGCAGTATGACAACCACATCAACTCATACGACCACGCCCACAAACAG AggttaaaagacctgaaacagcGGGAATTTGCGAGGAACGTTGCATCCAAATCCTGGAAGGATGAGAGGAAGCAGGAGAGAGCTCTTCGCCGTTTACACCACCTGGCAGAACAGCGCAGGGAGATTCGATG CGCCCCAGGCAGTGGACCCATGTTCAAATCCACCACGGTCGCAGTCGAATGCAGTTTACGGGAAACGGGCCACGgagggaacacagacaggacCCGCCCCGCCGCGCCACTGGACACGGCTGCCCAGGATGATATCCCCAGTGCCCGTATGCCAGCCAAAAGCAGGCAGGCTTCGTGCCATACCAGCAGGGCCAAAAACCAAGCGTACCGAGAGAAAATAGCCTTCTCCTTTTCCATTCGGAAGAGGGCGTGCTTTAAGTTGGAGTCCTCAGCAGCCGTGTTCTCTGAGAGTTCGGAAGACAGACCCGCTGGGCTGTTCTGTGGACAGAGACTTAGAGAAGCACCTGCCAAGGCCAGTTTACCCAGTCTAAACAGTCCAACTAGTTCACCCACTCCAACCAGTTTACCCATTCCAACCAGTCCAATCAGTTTACCCAGTCCAACCAGTTTACCAAGCTCTGTTTACAGAGAGAATGTTTGCAGCTCTGACTCCCAGCCAGAGAAACCCACCCATGACAGGCTCAGTGCACAGAGTCAGGGGTCACCTGAGAGCCTAAGTGcacagggtcaggggtcacctgAGAGCCTCAGTGcacagggtcaggggtcacctgAGAACCTCAGTGcacagggtcaggggtcacctgAGAGCCTCAGTGcacagggtcaggggtcacctgAGAACCTCAGTGCACAGGGGTCACCTGATGGCATGGTGAGCAGCGACATTTCAGTGGCGGTTACTGACCTGCGTGCTCTGCTAATTTATTCTGAGGATGTGCTCGTCCCCTGTATCTCCAAATTACCCAGCTTTCCTTTCCACCTAAAGAGCACAAGTTTGCTTTTAGATATGGAAGAGTCACTGGAGCGTTTGAAAAGAGGTGCACTGGGAACGGCAGACCAGGTGGGAAGTACCTGCCCCGAAATGCTCAGAAGTTCCACAGATGGGGATGGGGACTTAGCGGGTGGTACTGATGTTCCCTCAGGAGTAGACTCCGCACAGTCAGTGGGAAAAGGGGAAAGCTTAGCGGTAAATGTCCGTCGTGAGTTCAGGAAGCCCAGCCATGCTTTCTGCTCTGTCCTGAGTAAAGATGGCGGTACTGTTCTCCAGTGGCCTGTGGAGATGCTGGCATACACCAGGACACAGCCCGCGCTGTCGTACAGCTGCAACCCTCTCCATTTCGACTTCAGAGCTGTGCGCAGTCCAGCAGGGACGGGGGACCATGGGGgtggagtgagagaggcacGGCTCGTACCCACTACTACCGATACAGGTGTGGAACACCCAAGCCAGGAAGAGACTTTACACCCTAATAAGCACAGAGACCACGCCTCCCACAGCCAGGGAGAGCTTCTGAGAGCTCCTGTATGGAACATTCCAGACTGGGAAAATTCTCAGAGCCACCAGAATCCAGGTGAGCAGATGGAGGGGCACGATGGCTACATCACAAAAAGCTTTCTCAGAgtgaacaggaagaggaagtgtgGGGAGGACTGGAAAGAAGGCACCACCAGCAAGAGAGGTGTGGAGAAACTGGGGGGCAGAGAAAGGAGAGACCATAAAAGGCacaaaaagaggaggaggaggaggaggagaaggacggACAAGAATACAGCCAGGAGAGACGAGAGCAATGCTGAGGAACCCGATACGCTGCTGAAACAGGTAGAGTGCTGGGAGCCAGTCCTCCTGCATTTTAGAGGCAACACCTCTCTCCAAAATCAGTATGACAGCAGCAGCATAACTCCTGAAAATCAGAGTGAGACCAGCACAACTAATGATGATCAACATGAGAACAGCAGAACTGCTGAAGATCAGCATAAGAACAGCAGAACTCCTGAAGATCAGCATGAGAACAGCACATCTCCTGAAGATCAGCATGAGAACATCAGCAGAACTCCTGAAGATCAGCCTGAGAACATCAGCAGAACTCCTGAAGATCAGCATAAGAACAGCAGCAGAACTCCTGAAGATCAGCATGAGAGCAGCAGAACTCCGGAAGATCAGCTTGAGAGCAGCTGTGATGCATGGAGCTGGAGGCGGGAAGCAGATGGCTGCAGCAGGGGTGAAGCAGAGTTGGGTGCAGCGGTGGGGGGCTGTGAGGGGAATCTGCACCACCCATCACAGGAACAGCCGCTGGTCACAGGGTGTGGCTCTAATGACTGTGCTGGGCTTGACACAGAGATATCCTGCACCACCGACACATGGCACTACAGCCAGATCTCACACCAACGCTGCTCCACAAAGAGACAGCGGGGATCTCAGagcgtggaggaggaggagtgtgtCCTTCATCAGGAGAGGTGCTCAAACTGTAGTTCAGGTAGGCCAGGTAAGTCAGCCAATAGAAACTGCATTCAGGGCAGTGTGAGAGGCTGCTGTGAACTGAAGAGCAGGGGGAAAAGATTGAGACTCTGTCAGGACTCTGAGAAGGTGTTGGACCCTGAGGAACGTTCTGGAAATTTACTAGTAAATAGAGGTTCTGTGTTGcctgaacaggaagtgggtgAGACTCCAGTCTgtgaacacagaaacaaaagacTGAAAGGTCCTGAAGAAGTCACACGGCAGAACTCGAGCCACACGGGTGCAAGCCGTGAGAGATCACTTCTGCTTGACGCACAACGTttgagcagccaatcagagtgtgCGTGTCAGGAGGGGAGGCGGAGCCCAGAGAGCTCAGAGACGGCCAATGCTGGGAGGTATTTCCCCCCTGCCAATCCTGCGACGGGGCGTCCCCCCTCCAGCCCTGAGAAACGCAGGCTTGTGCTGCACCCACAGGCCTTCCCCAGGATCTCCCCCTCAGGGCCTCCCCCCCTGCGGTATCCCACACGCCCCCCCACGCCCATATCGCCCGCCTCCATCACCATCCACCACAGAGTACTAGAGccccctcctctgctcctcccccacagCTTGCCCCTCACCCGTTTGCCCCTCGGGACGGATATGTGCCCCTGTCTGTTCTTTTCCCCCGCCAGCCTGCAGCCTTTCAGTGTCTCCTTCCACCCGCTGCCCCTCCCGatgccccgcccactgccccgcccagtGATGATTTCAGCCCTCCAGCCTGTCGTTCCACTGCAGCCTCTGCTATAA